The following proteins are encoded in a genomic region of Aquifex aeolicus VF5:
- a CDS encoding MlaE family lipid ABC transporter permease subunit, which translates to MIKVEGKVLKVEGELTAENIKSLKIPKNIEKIDLSDLKKLDTFGATFLALLIKENNIPLERVEGGEKHVELIKLVLDNLKLPKEIPEKKVSFSLKNLFSFPEFLGLFLIHSFKYIKQFEFSAFFKELQTSGLGSVLILVSLSFLIGVVIAYQSAVQLRAFGAGIFIVDLVGISTFRELAPLLTGIILAGRVSSGYTANVGLRKINEEIDALRVMGLSPVVLLVLPRVLASLIYTPLLTSLSAVAMLLGGAIIAQVFLGIGVEEFFKKLPEAVAKEDLFAGYVKTPFFGVAIALNGVYYGFLTDPKPESLGYSVMRSVVTGISVIILLDAVFSIIFLRLGI; encoded by the coding sequence ATGATAAAGGTAGAAGGAAAAGTCTTAAAGGTGGAGGGAGAACTCACCGCGGAAAATATAAAAAGTTTAAAAATCCCCAAAAATATTGAAAAGATAGACCTTTCAGACTTGAAAAAACTCGACACTTTCGGAGCTACTTTTTTAGCTCTCCTGATAAAGGAAAATAATATCCCTCTGGAAAGAGTTGAAGGCGGTGAAAAGCATGTGGAATTGATAAAACTTGTGCTTGATAACTTAAAATTACCCAAAGAAATTCCTGAAAAGAAAGTGTCCTTCTCACTAAAAAATCTCTTTTCCTTTCCGGAATTCCTGGGACTTTTCTTAATTCACTCTTTCAAATACATAAAACAGTTCGAATTTTCGGCTTTTTTTAAGGAACTGCAAACCTCCGGACTCGGGAGTGTCCTGATACTTGTTTCCCTTTCCTTTTTAATAGGGGTTGTTATCGCTTACCAGAGTGCGGTTCAGCTGAGAGCTTTCGGAGCTGGGATCTTTATAGTGGATCTTGTAGGCATTTCAACCTTCAGAGAACTTGCCCCGCTTCTTACGGGCATAATCCTCGCGGGAAGGGTGAGCAGCGGTTACACCGCAAACGTGGGACTGAGGAAGATAAACGAGGAAATTGACGCCCTGAGGGTTATGGGACTTTCACCCGTGGTTCTTTTAGTCCTTCCGAGGGTTCTCGCTTCCTTGATTTACACTCCATTACTCACCTCACTTTCCGCTGTCGCTATGCTCCTCGGTGGGGCTATAATAGCTCAAGTATTTCTTGGTATAGGAGTTGAAGAGTTCTTTAAGAAACTGCCCGAAGCCGTTGCGAAAGAAGATCTGTTTGCGGGGTACGTCAAGACGCCCTTCTTCGGTGTTGCCATTGCTTTGAACGGCGTGTATTACGGATTTCTCACCGATCCCAAACCTGAAAGCCTTGGTTATTCAGTAATGAGAAGCGTCGTTACAGGAATATCCGTTATAATCTTGCTCGACGCCGTATTCTCAATAATCTTCCTGAGACTGGGGATATGA
- a CDS encoding ABC transporter ATP-binding protein, with amino-acid sequence MIVEFEEVYSGYGNTVVHKGISFKVESSQIVAIVGGSGAGKTTLLRLILGLLKPLKGEVRLFGKSIKNLSEEELQKLRDRMGVVFQFSALFGSMTVLENVMYPVIKKRKLDRSIVEMNACFKLSVCGLKPEDFYKYPQELSGGMKKKTALARALSLDPELLILDEPTSGLDPISAEEFDNLIKTVRDTFGTTVIMVTHDLPSLRICDKVLALREGKIVFDGKPQELFESEDPWIKELVKTSRGKCIL; translated from the coding sequence ATGATAGTAGAGTTTGAAGAAGTTTACTCGGGATACGGGAACACAGTAGTTCACAAGGGGATAAGTTTTAAGGTGGAATCCTCGCAAATAGTCGCAATAGTGGGTGGAAGCGGTGCGGGAAAGACGACACTTCTGAGACTTATCCTAGGACTTCTGAAGCCTTTAAAGGGTGAAGTAAGGCTATTTGGGAAGTCCATAAAAAACTTAAGTGAAGAGGAACTCCAGAAGTTGAGGGATAGAATGGGAGTAGTATTCCAGTTTTCCGCACTCTTCGGCTCAATGACAGTCCTTGAAAACGTTATGTACCCGGTTATCAAAAAAAGGAAACTGGATCGTTCAATAGTAGAGATGAACGCCTGCTTTAAGCTTTCCGTGTGCGGACTCAAACCCGAAGACTTTTACAAGTATCCCCAGGAACTCTCGGGTGGAATGAAGAAAAAGACAGCCCTTGCTCGGGCTCTCTCCTTAGACCCAGAACTCCTGATACTGGACGAACCCACCTCGGGTCTTGATCCGATAAGTGCTGAAGAGTTTGATAACTTGATAAAAACCGTGAGGGACACTTTCGGAACTACGGTAATTATGGTTACCCACGACTTGCCTTCTTTGAGGATATGTGATAAAGTCCTTGCCCTAAGGGAAGGAAAAATAGTATTCGACGGAAAGCCTCAGGAACTTTTTGAAAGTGAAGACCCTTGGATTAAGGAACTTGTAAAGACCTCAAGGGGGAAGTGCATACTGTGA
- a CDS encoding MlaD family protein, translating into MIEGRVNYILVGLFILLGLGVTLFVLFLMTDIMEREKFRPYLIYTTQSVEGLNTGAAVYYKGVQVGKVKEIKIAKNQELIKIKVLIDKDFKVRDGLVATLGVQGITGLAYINLEYKEGYKLGRDPEENLPVIPMEPSELQKLTQSLPELLSKTDELLTNLGKFFSEENAEEISKVLKNTNKTLKSFEELSGKLENISLRVEKLVANADKKLGELEVKKLNEVLEEYKNLAVEVEKFVKNLSNLSEKVDRETLRKFEELINSLEKTSEEVQKLVRKLKNNPSQMLEIKTIKPHEVEEW; encoded by the coding sequence GTGATAGAAGGAAGGGTGAATTACATTCTTGTAGGCTTGTTTATACTGCTCGGTTTGGGAGTTACACTCTTCGTACTTTTTTTGATGACGGACATTATGGAAAGGGAAAAGTTCAGACCTTACCTCATTTACACAACCCAGTCGGTAGAGGGTTTAAACACCGGAGCAGCTGTTTACTACAAGGGTGTACAGGTGGGAAAGGTCAAGGAAATTAAAATTGCAAAAAATCAGGAGCTTATAAAGATAAAAGTATTGATAGATAAAGACTTTAAAGTTAGGGATGGATTGGTTGCGACCCTCGGCGTTCAGGGTATTACGGGACTTGCTTACATAAACCTAGAGTACAAAGAAGGCTACAAACTCGGAAGAGACCCCGAGGAAAACCTTCCCGTCATACCTATGGAACCTTCCGAACTTCAAAAGTTAACTCAATCCCTTCCCGAACTTTTGAGCAAAACAGATGAACTCCTCACAAACTTAGGAAAGTTTTTCTCCGAGGAAAACGCAGAGGAAATCTCTAAAGTGCTGAAGAATACCAACAAAACCCTCAAATCTTTTGAAGAATTATCTGGAAAACTTGAGAATATCTCCCTAAGAGTTGAAAAACTGGTCGCTAATGCGGACAAGAAACTCGGAGAGCTGGAAGTAAAGAAATTAAACGAGGTTCTGGAAGAGTATAAAAACTTGGCGGTTGAGGTGGAAAAGTTTGTGAAAAACCTATCAAACCTCTCTGAAAAGGTGGACAGGGAAACCTTAAGAAAGTTTGAAGAATTGATAAATTCTTTGGAAAAAACCTCTGAAGAAGTTCAAAAACTCGTAAGAAAGCTTAAGAATAACCCTTCACAAATGCTTGAAATAAAGACGATAAAACCTCACGAGGTGGAGGAATGGTAA